TGCCGTCACGGGTTCATAGTGCGCCAACCCTGGGGAAAGCCGCGAAGAGATCGAGCAGTATCTGCGTGACTACCGTGCCCAGGTGCCGCTTTCGGCGCCATCATCACAATCGGAATTTATCTCCGGTTTATCCTGCATTGCCGATAACAAATTGGCACAGAGAGTCCAATAACTTTGGTAGACAGCGGGCTTTCGGTAACTGGGGCGATTCGTGACGGCATTACGCACAGTTTTGTTCGCGGCCACGGTGTGCGGCTTAATCGGCTGCTCGACACCGAAGGGCGCGGATCGCTCCCGGGTTTCGGCTGCCGTCGAAGCTCGCTTCGGCCAACCGGTGGGACCGAACGGCCCAAAAACTGAGCAATTGATTGTTCCGGAGCGCCTGGAACGCGGCGAACCGCTCACCGAAGAACAAGCCGTGGTCCTCGCGTTGTGGAACAACGCCGCGTTCTACGAGCAACTCGTCGAACTCGATCTGACGCGGGCTGACCTCGTTCAAGCCGGGCTCCTCCCGAACCCGGAGTTCGTCTACTACTGGCCCGCCGCGAACAAGCCGTTCAAGTACCTCATCGATTTCCCGATCGAGTCGCTCTGGCTCCGCCCGTTGCGAATGAAGGCAACCGCGGCAGAAAACGAACGGGCCTCCGCGCGACTGACGCAACTCGCACTCGACCTCATTCGCGACACGCGCCAGGCATATGCCGACCTCCAGCTCGCCCGCGACCGCGTGCGCGTATCGGAGCGGGCGGTGCAGTTGCGCGAGGACATCCTCAAGCTCGCGGAGGCGCGTCTGAAGGCCGGGGACGCGAGCGAACTGGAAGCCTCGACTGCCCGGATCGATGCGCTCCAGGCGCGGCAAGACCTCACTCGCACCGGGTACGAGATCCCGGTCGCGCGGGAGCGCCTGCGGAACCTCACCGGGCTCTCGGCGGTTACCGTCGAACTCGTGCCGGACGCCGCGGTATTCGACCCGCACGTGGGAACCCCGCTCGACGAACTCGTTGCCGAGGCGGTTGCGACGCGCCCGGACGCGGCCGCCGCCGACCACGCGGCCCGCGCCGCGGTCGAGCGCCTGCGGGTCGCGCGCCTCGGCTGGGTGCGGTTCCTCGGGTTGCTCGATGCCACCAGCGGCCGCGTCACCGGGCACGAGTTCAGCCCGGCGCTGCGGATGACGGTCCCGATCTTCAACCGCAACCAGGGCGGGATCGCGCGGGCACAAGCCGAACTCGACCAACTCGAGCGCCGCAAAGTAACGGTTTACAACCAGATCGTGCAGGACGTGCGGACCGCGCACGCGCGCTACCAGCAGGCCCGGGCCGAATTGGACCTCCTGAAGAACAAGACGCGGCCGGAAGTGGAAGCCACAATCAAGCGGGCGCGGGCCGCGTTCGAGAAGGGCGGCGTGACGTACCTGCTGGTACTGGAAACCAACCGCCAGTTGATCGACACTTACGCCCGCGAAGCGCAACTGTTCGCCGACCTGAGACGGGCGTGGGCCGAACTGGAGCGGAGCGTGGGGCGCAAGTTGAGTTCCCCGGGCCGCGATTCCGTCGGGAGTGAGAAGCCATCACCATGACATACCGGCACGGCCTTCTCACCGGGATTACCAGCACCGCGCTCGCGGCCGGGGCCATCGGCGCGGCGTGGTGGGTCGTCGCCGCGCCGATCAAGGAGCCGACCAAGTCGGCGGCCCCCGGTATCCCCGCGACCGTGCCCAAGCCGTTCAAGGAAGATCAGGCCGCGACGGTCGTGCTCACCGCCGACGCCGAAGCGAAACTCGCACTCCGCACCGCCCCGGTGACGCGCGCGTCGGTACCGCGGGCGCGCGTGTTCGGCGGGGAGGTGGTGGTCCCGCCCGGGCGCTCGATCCTGGTCTCCGCGCCGCTCGCCGGCACGCTCAAAGCGGGCACTGCGCCGGTCCCCGGTCAGCTCGTGCGGGCCGGCAAGCCGGTACTGCAACTCGTACCGGTGCTCGACCCGGTTGGCCGCGCGAACCTGACCGCGGCCCGCGTGGACGCCGACGGGCAGGTGAAGACGGCCGACGAGCAGCTGAAACTCGCGCGCATTACGCTGGGGCGCGCCAAGGAAGTTCTCGCCGAAGGCGGCGGGCGTCAGCGCGACGTGGACGACGCGAACGCCGCGCTAAAGGTGGCCGAGCAGACCCACGCAGCCGCGACCGCGCGGCGCGACTTGCTCGGGAAGGTGCTGGGCGAACTCGACTCCGGCACCGCGGCACCCATTCCCATCGACGCACCCGCGGACGGTGTGCTGCGGAACGTGAACTCGCTCCCCGGCCAGATGGTCCCGGCCGGCGCGCCACTGTTCGAGGTCATCAACCTCGATGCCGTCTGGGTCCGCGTGCCGGTGTACGTCGGCGACCGCGAGGAGATCGACGGCGCCTTCGCGACGATCCGGCCGCTTGCCGCTCCCACGGGTAGTAGCGGACGAGGCGCTTGGGCCGTGGGCGCTCCACCGACCGCGAACCCGCTCGCGGGGACCGTGGACCTCTTCTTCCACACGCTCAACCCGGACCCGAGTGACGACCGCTGGAAGGCGGTCGCGGGTGCCGTGGGCGGGTTCGCCGTCGCGCCGTTCGCCGGGGCGCCGCTCGGTCCCGGTCAGCGGGTCGCGGTCATGCTCGCGCTCAAGGAGCCGGCCGAGGCACTGATCGTGCCGTGGGCGGCCGTGCTCTACGACTTCCACGGCGGGACGTGGGTTTATGTGAAGACCGCCGACCGCACGTACTCGCGCGAGCGCGTGCGGGTGCGCCACGTGACCGGTGAGCGGGCCGTTTTGGACGACGGGCCGGCGCCGGGCAAGGAAGTTGTGAGCGCGGGCGCGGCGGAACTGTTCGGTACCGAAACCGGGTTCAGCAAGTAACCGCCATGCTCACCGCGCTCATTTCCAATTCGATCCGGCTCCGCGCCGTCGTCCTCGCGCTGTGCGCGGTGCTGCTCGTCGTCGGGTCGCGCTCCGTCCAGCGGGCGCCGCTCGACGTGTTCCCCGAGTTCGCCCCGCCGCTCGTCGAGATCCAGACCGAAGCGCCGGGCCTCTCCACGAACGAGGTCGAATCGCTCGTCACGATGCCGATCGAGAACGCGCTCAACGGCGTGCCGCACGTGAAGACGGTGCGGTCGAAGTCCGTACTCGGGCTCTCGCAGGTGGTACTGGTTCTCGAGGGCGGCGCGGACGTGATGCGGGTCCGCCAGATCGTCCAGGAGCGGGTCACCGCGGTCACGCGCCTGCTCCCCACTGTTGCGCTGCCGCCCGTCATCCTCCAGCCACTGTCCACCACCAGCCGCGTGATGAAGATCGGCATCCTCTCGGCGAAGGGTGCGAACCTATCGCAGCGCGACCTCACCGAGGTGGTGATGTGGACGATTCGGCCGAAGTTGATGTCGGTCCCGGGGGTGGCGAACGTCGCGGTGTGGGGCCAGCGCGACAAACAGTTTCAGGTGATCGTCCACCCCGACGAGTTGCGGGCGAACAACGTCACGCTCGACATGGTGACGCTGGCCGCGCGCGACGCGGTCGCGCTCGAAGGCGGCGGGTTCGTGGACACACCGAACCAGCGGGTCGCGATCCGCCACTCGCAGTACGTGCGCACTCCGGCGGACCTTGGGCAAACGGTGGTCGATCCGCGTGGGGGAGCGTCTCTGCGATTGCGGGACGTAGCGAAGGTCCAGTACGGCTCCCCGCCGGCCATCGGCGACGCGGTCATCAACGACGAACCGGGCATTCTGCTTATCGTGGAGAAGCAGCCCGAAGCGAACACGCTCGAACTCACGCGCGGGGTCGAAGCGGCCATCGAAGACCTGCGACCGGGGCTAAAGGGCGTGGAGGTCGATACGACCATTTTCCGCCCCGCCACATTCATCGAGCGCGCCATCGAAAACCTGTCACACGCCCTCGTTATCGGGTGTGCGTTGGTCGCGGTGATCCTCGTGGTGTTCCTCTTCGACTGGCGCACCGCGGTCATCAGTTTGACCGCGATCCCGCTGTCCCTGGTCGCCGCGCTCATGGTGTTCGCGTATAGCGGCGCGACAATCAACACAATGGTATTGGCCGGGTTAGTCATCGCGCTGGGCGAGGTCGTAGACGACGCGATCATTGACGTCGAGAACATCTCGCGCCGGTTGCGCCTGGCGACACCGGAGGCCGCACGATCCCCTTTCAGCATCGTGCTCGCGGCCTCGCTCGAAGTGCGCTCCGCGGTGGTCTACGCGAGCCTGATTGTGGTGCTCGTGTTCCTGCCGGTCTTCTTCCTCGACGGGCTGGCCGGTGCATTCTTCCGGCCGCTCGCACTGGCCTATGTCGTAGCGATCGCCGCGTCGCTGTTCGTTGCGCTCACCGTCACGCCCGCGATGTCGTACATGCTGCTCACGGGCCGCGCTCACACTGCGGAACGCGATCCGCCGCTGACGCGAGTTCTGAAGAGCGGGTACCGGCTCGTATTGCCGGCGTTTGTGGTTCGGCCGTGGCAGTGCCTCGCGGCGCTGGTCCTCGCGTTTGCCGTCACGGGCGCCGCGGCCACGCGGCTCGGCCAGGAGTTCCTGCCGAACTTCCAGGAAACCGACTTCCTCATGCACTTCGTGGAGAAGCCCGGTACCTCGGTGGAGGCGATGAACCGCGTGACGACGGCCGCGAGCAAGGAGCTGCGCGCGCTCGAAAACGAGAAGGGGCAGAAGCTCGTTCGCAACTTCGGCTCGCACATCGGGCGCGCGGAGGTCGCGGACGAACCGGTCGGGCCGAACTTCACTGAGCTGTGGATCAGCATCCCGGAAGACGCGGACTACGAACCGACGGTGAAGAAGATCGCGGACGTGGTGTACGCCTACCCCGGACTGTACCGCGACCTCCTGACCTACCTGCGCGAGCGCANCAAGGAAGTCCTCACCGGCGCGAGCGGGAGTGTCGTCGTGCGGCTCTACGGCCCCGATACGGCGGTGCTGCGCGCGAAGGCGAAGGACGTGGAGGGGGCGATGAAGGACGTGCCCGGGGTCACGAACCTGAAGGTCGAACCACAGGTGCTGGTCGCCCAAATCGACGTCCAGTTGCGCCCCGAAGACCTCCGCAAGTTCGGCCTGACGCCGGGCCACGTGCGCCGCGCTTCGACCGTGCTCCTGAAGGGACAGAAGGTGGGTGAGGTGTTCGACGGGCAGAAGAAATTCGACGTGGTGGTGTGGGGCGCAAACAACCTCCGTTCCGACCTGGGAGCCGTTCAAGAGTTGCCGATCGACGTGCAGAACGGCACCCAGGTGCGGTTGAAGGACGTGGCCGACGTGCGCATCGTGTCCGCACCGAACGAGGTGCGACGCGAGAACACGAGTCGGCGCCTGGACGTGACGTGCAACGTGTCCGGGCGCGACCTCGGATCGGTCGCGCGCGAGGTCGAGGAGAAGGTGAAACAGATCCCGTTCGAGCGCGAGTACCACCCGGAGTTCCTGGGTGAGTACCAGGCGCGCCAGGAATCGACGCGGAAGCTGTACGCGCTTTCCGCGCTCGCACTGGCCGGGATCGTGCTGCTGTTGTTCGTGGACTTCGGCGCGTGGCGGCCGACGCTCCTCGTCGCGCTCACGATCCCGTTCGCGCTGGTCGGCGGGGTGTTCGCTGTAACGATCACAACGAGTGTCGTGTCACTCGGTTCGATGGTGGGCTTCGTCACGGTGCTGGGAATTGCGGCGCGGAACGGGATCATGCTGGTGAGCCACTTCCGGCACCTCGAAACCGAGGAGGGGGTGCCGTTCGGCGTGGGCCTCGTCCTGCGCGGCGCGGAGGAGCGGCTCGTCCCGATCTTGATGACCGCGCTCGCAACGGGCTTGGCCCTGCTCCCACTCGCGATTACCGGGAATAAACCCGGCCAGGAGATCGAGTACCCGCTCGCGGTGGTCATCCTCGGCGGGCTCGTCACCTCGACCCTCTTGAATCTGCTCTTGCTCCCACCACTGTATTTGCTGGTTGGTCGACCCGTTTCTACAATTAATTATCAATAGAAGTAATGATGCAAGGTGTTGTCTTGTTTATCTGCAAGAGTACCGCCTGCCAAAGCAAGCCTACCACGTTCGCTATTCTGGCACTGCATTCAGAACCACATTCACACCGGCCACGCCCGGCGGGACCTTTCCTCCCCGCGCCGATCTAAGCAAGTACCATAGTTTCGTGTGGAACGATTGCTGAGGAAAATCGCGTCCGAAGTGCCAATAGGAATTTGTCGGCGCTAAAGTGGATTAGGCTTGCGCTGACGGCGCGACTTGAGTTCCGGCATCAGTCACGTGATCTGCGAGCACAAGTGTAGCGACAGTCGTTTGCTGCGTGAGCGTTCGGTTATCTGGTCGCTCGGAGCGCTCTTTTGACATCGGTCCTTCAAGGTAAACGGGTTCTGGTCACCGGGGGCTCCGGCTTCCTCGGTAGGTACGTCTGCCGAGAACTCGCGGCGTATTCCCCCGGTATCATCATTACACCGGCCGGGCCGAATACGACCTGCGAGAGCAAGCCGATGTGCGCCGCCTATTCGCTGAGACCTGTCCCGATGTGGTCGTCCACTTGGCTGCCGTGGTCAGTGAGATCGGTGCGAATCGCGCGAATCCCGGCCGCTACTTCTACGAAAATACGGTCGTGGGCCTGCACTTGTTGGAGGAATCCAGGCTAGCCAGGGTCGAGAAAGTTGTCACCGTGGGAACCATCTGTTCGTACCCCAAGAACACCCCGGTCCCGTTCAAGGAAGAGGCCCTTTGGAACGAGTACCCGGAGGAAACTAATGCTCCCTACGGTTTGGCCAAGAAGATGCTGCTGGTCCAGACCCAAGCGTACCGGACACAGTACGGTCTGAACGCTGTGACACTTTTACCGGTCAATCTGTACGGCCCTGGGGACAACTTCGATCCCGAAACCAGCCACGCCATCCCGGCGCTGATTCAAAAAGCGATAACAGCCCGCGATTCTGGAGCCCCGGTGATTGAAGTATGGGGAACCGGAAGCGCGTCCCGGGAGTTCCTGTTCGTTCGTGATGCCGCTCGCGCAGTGGCTCTCGCGACCGTGTATTACAACGCACCAGAGCCGGTCAACGTAGGGTCCGGGCGTGAAGTGTTAAATTCGCGAACTCGTTGAAACGGTGTGCGATCTGTGCGGGTTTCGAGGAGAGGTCCGGTGGGACTCGACCCGGCCCGATGGTCAGCCGCGCCGGTGCCTGGACGTTTCCCGAGCCCAAACCGCGTTTGGGTTCACCGCGACGACGGCACTGCGCAGTGGGTTGACCGAGACTGTCGATTGGTACACGCGCACACGGCTCCTGGAAGACACGCGATGAGTGCCTCACCGGACTTGGCCGAGGATGACTCAAGGAGGAGCAATCGCTTTTCGCGATGAGCGCCTGACAGTAGGCGCTCATCAGGCGAGTGCCTTCCCTCAAAGCGATTGCGTTTTGCTTGGGCCGTGACTGTCCAGCGCACCCCAGGCGCCGTTGTGACGCTTGTGGAGGAACTCGGTCGGCATCTGCCCTGACGACCACAGGATGCTCAACGCTCCGGGCGTGGCAACGACCTGACCCAACTCAAACTTTGGCATTACGCACCCTCTCGTGGGGTCCGGTTCCACCCGAGCGACCTGCGCGAGTGGCTCTCGGCGCGCAACGACTCCCCGCAAAAGCCCGCGCGCCCGGCCCGGCAACGGGACCAATCGGGGATCGACCGGTGGGTGGCCCGGGACCGGGAGCGGATTCAAAAAAGGCCCGGGCCGAGTGCCCACCTGGTCCCGATCGATGAGACCGGGTTGTTCCTCAACCCGCTGGTGCGCCGGAGCGGGGCCCCGCGCGGGCGCACCCAACGATCCGCGGGGACGGTGGGCGGCGCCACAAGGTGTCGGTGCTCGGGGCCGTGACCGTGTCGCCCCGGGCCCGGCGCCTCGGGTCGTACTTCGCCAACCGCATCGACGGGTACTTCGGGGCCGGTGAGGTGGTCGCGTTCCTCCGGAACCGACTGCGGTCGGTCCCGGGGAACGTGCTCGTGGTGTGGGACGGTGGCCCGCTCACGAGGGCCCGGTGATCCGCGCGCTTGCGCCGCAACACGCGGTTGCACTCGGACCGGCTCCCGCCCGACGCACCCGCGTTGAACCCGGTCGAACTCGGGTGGAGCGGGTTGAAGTACGCCCAGCGGTCCGACTTCGTTCCACGGGACACGGACCATCGGAACGACCGGATCCTCGACCGGCTCATCCGATTGAAGTGTAACGCCACCTTGTTGAGAGCGCTCTGGGACGGATCCGAACTCCCGTTCCCAGAACCTCCAAACGGGTAGCTTTACTTACCTTACGGACCGTAGATCCGCTGGGGCAAAGACAATATTGCCCCAGCCCCGCAGCAAACCTTTCGCGTACTGGACGGCAACGGAATCTCCCGGCTGACTCTTAAAGACGTTGCGCCTTGCCTCCATCAGGTCATTGACGGTCAAATACCTTGCCTGCGCGCCCTGCGCTGCTTTGCCTCAAGATCTCTCTGCCTTTGCGCATCCTCCGCCTTTGCCGCCGGAGCATTTTGTTCTACTTGCAACCGCCTGAGCACCTATTTGATATAAAATTAAATTTCATAAGAATAAATTTTATTATAATTATTTGTTATAAATATTATATTATAGTCTATTATAGACATAATTTTCTATTATATTAGATGCTACTTTCAGCTCCACGTGTCGGTTAAACAGCGCAGCGTGCTCTGCTTTTTTCCCTTCCACATCGATTGACGGGTTCTCCGCCGGAGGAGGCAGGAGTTCGAGCCCATGTTGAGCTCGTCGCACATTCTCCTCGGCCCACTTAACCCTCGCGTCGAGCGCACGTAGCGTAGCGCGCTCCGGCCCCTCGTCTTTGGGCACATTTTTCAATTGGGCTTCGATCGCCAAACCCTTCTGCCGTACGGCGTGGTCCTCGACGTCGACCGCCCCTTGCTGGCTACGGAGTTGGCGCCAAGCGGCGACATCGGCGGGACCGGGGTCTCGAAACGGCAGGCCGTGTCCGTGGAACGTAACGTTCTCCGGGCTCGTCCCGGCGGTCGTGTTGGACACGTTGTCGAATCGGTCGACCAGGTGGTATCGGTCGGTTCCGGTGGCTGTCTCCCCAAAGGCTCCGGCCAACGCGTTTCCCGTCGTCGTTAACGTATAACTGTTCGTCCCGCCCCCGCTTGTCAGGGTCGCTCCCAGGGTTGGCGCACTATGAACCCGTGACGGCAGCCGCATTTACGTCTATATCGGGGTTGTTATGGAGGAACCCCGATGAGTATTCCGCTGCTGGCGGTGTTTGCGGATGTGCCAGACCCGCGCCGCGAAACGAAGAACAAGTTGCATGAGCTGGTGGATATCCTCACGTTGGCCACGTGTGCGGTGATCGCCGGGGCCGACGGGTGGGACCAGGTGGCCGCGTTCGGTCGGGCCAAGCAAACGTTGTTCGCCCCGTACCTGCGGTTGCCCCACGGGGTTCCGAGCCCGGACACGTTCGAGCGCGTGTTCGCCAAGCTGGACCCGGACGCGTTCGCGGACCGGTTCGGGCGCTGGATGGCAGCCGCATGCGAGAGTACCGGCCTGGTGCACGTGGCGATCGATGGTAAGAGCGCCCGGCGGTCCACCAAGAACACGTTCACCGGGTGCTTGCATCTGGTCGAGGCGTGGGCCGTGGAGAACCGGTTGATCCTGGGCCAGCGGTCCGTGCCCGAGGGCGGACACGAGATCACCACGGCCCCAGATCTGTTGGGCGCCCTGGATCTGACGGGCGCGGTGGTGACCGTCGACGCGGCCTTTTGCCAGAAGGAGTTGGTGTCCCAGATCCGCACCCAGGGCGGGCATTACGTGGTGTGCGTGAAGGGGAACCAGAA
This region of Gemmata massiliana genomic DNA includes:
- a CDS encoding TolC family protein, with product MTALRTVLFAATVCGLIGCSTPKGADRSRVSAAVEARFGQPVGPNGPKTEQLIVPERLERGEPLTEEQAVVLALWNNAAFYEQLVELDLTRADLVQAGLLPNPEFVYYWPAANKPFKYLIDFPIESLWLRPLRMKATAAENERASARLTQLALDLIRDTRQAYADLQLARDRVRVSERAVQLREDILKLAEARLKAGDASELEASTARIDALQARQDLTRTGYEIPVARERLRNLTGLSAVTVELVPDAAVFDPHVGTPLDELVAEAVATRPDAAAADHAARAAVERLRVARLGWVRFLGLLDATSGRVTGHEFSPALRMTVPIFNRNQGGIARAQAELDQLERRKVTVYNQIVQDVRTAHARYQQARAELDLLKNKTRPEVEATIKRARAAFEKGGVTYLLVLETNRQLIDTYAREAQLFADLRRAWAELERSVGRKLSSPGRDSVGSEKPSP
- a CDS encoding ISAs1 family transposase encodes the protein MSIPLLAVFADVPDPRRETKNKLHELVDILTLATCAVIAGADGWDQVAAFGRAKQTLFAPYLRLPHGVPSPDTFERVFAKLDPDAFADRFGRWMAAACESTGLVHVAIDGKSARRSTKNTFTGCLHLVEAWAVENRLILGQRSVPEGGHEITTAPDLLGALDLTGAVVTVDAAFCQKELVSQIRTQGGHYVVCVKGNQKGLRGAVAEVFARAGEDAFAGCDMGSAVEDGHGREEERYVTVVEDPEGLPSGWADVGAVALVCRERVVNGKPNESTAHYYLTSLRIGAVELAGYIRNHWGIENGLHWCLDIAFREDDSRARAGHAGANLGMIRRVALSLLQRADTKGSIRTRRMKAAWDDQYLLKVLKILTTK
- a CDS encoding efflux RND transporter permease subunit → MLTALISNSIRLRAVVLALCAVLLVVGSRSVQRAPLDVFPEFAPPLVEIQTEAPGLSTNEVESLVTMPIENALNGVPHVKTVRSKSVLGLSQVVLVLEGGADVMRVRQIVQERVTAVTRLLPTVALPPVILQPLSTTSRVMKIGILSAKGANLSQRDLTEVVMWTIRPKLMSVPGVANVAVWGQRDKQFQVIVHPDELRANNVTLDMVTLAARDAVALEGGGFVDTPNQRVAIRHSQYVRTPADLGQTVVDPRGGASLRLRDVAKVQYGSPPAIGDAVINDEPGILLIVEKQPEANTLELTRGVEAAIEDLRPGLKGVEVDTTIFRPATFIERAIENLSHALVIGCALVAVILVVFLFDWRTAVISLTAIPLSLVAALMVFAYSGATINTMVLAGLVIALGEVVDDAIIDVENISRRLRLATPEAARSPFSIVLAASLEVRSAVVYASLIVVLVFLPVFFLDGLAGAFFRPLALAYVVAIAASLFVALTVTPAMSYMLLTGRAHTAERDPPLTRVLKSGYRLVLPAFVVRPWQCLAALVLAFAVTGAAATRLGQEFLPNFQETDFLMHFVEKPGTSVEAMNRVTTAASKELRALENEKGQKLVRNFGSHIGRAEVADEPVGPNFTELWISIPEDADYEPTVKKIADVVYAYPGLYRDLLTYLRERXKEVLTGASGSVVVRLYGPDTAVLRAKAKDVEGAMKDVPGVTNLKVEPQVLVAQIDVQLRPEDLRKFGLTPGHVRRASTVLLKGQKVGEVFDGQKKFDVVVWGANNLRSDLGAVQELPIDVQNGTQVRLKDVADVRIVSAPNEVRRENTSRRLDVTCNVSGRDLGSVAREVEEKVKQIPFEREYHPEFLGEYQARQESTRKLYALSALALAGIVLLLFVDFGAWRPTLLVALTIPFALVGGVFAVTITTSVVSLGSMVGFVTVLGIAARNGIMLVSHFRHLETEEGVPFGVGLVLRGAEERLVPILMTALATGLALLPLAITGNKPGQEIEYPLAVVILGGLVTSTLLNLLLLPPLYLLVGRPVSTINYQ
- a CDS encoding efflux RND transporter periplasmic adaptor subunit — protein: MTYRHGLLTGITSTALAAGAIGAAWWVVAAPIKEPTKSAAPGIPATVPKPFKEDQAATVVLTADAEAKLALRTAPVTRASVPRARVFGGEVVVPPGRSILVSAPLAGTLKAGTAPVPGQLVRAGKPVLQLVPVLDPVGRANLTAARVDADGQVKTADEQLKLARITLGRAKEVLAEGGGRQRDVDDANAALKVAEQTHAAATARRDLLGKVLGELDSGTAAPIPIDAPADGVLRNVNSLPGQMVPAGAPLFEVINLDAVWVRVPVYVGDREEIDGAFATIRPLAAPTGSSGRGAWAVGAPPTANPLAGTVDLFFHTLNPDPSDDRWKAVAGAVGGFAVAPFAGAPLGPGQRVAVMLALKEPAEALIVPWAAVLYDFHGGTWVYVKTADRTYSRERVRVRHVTGERAVLDDGPAPGKEVVSAGAAELFGTETGFSK